In a genomic window of Spirosoma agri:
- a CDS encoding DUF2490 domain-containing protein, whose protein sequence is MNRIPFAFALTVTLFTFISHRTSAQTSLTPSTPWGTWLIGTVQLPAGEKKWGGFAEIQARSNGVMHQFFYNELKGGVTYDLDRNFTLMVAGGRYATYDYQALSDGPLNTEKRLWEQLIINQYLSRLKFEHRYRIEQRWFTFRDGSHPFRNRIRYRLNTFVPLNHRTITDKTVFLSAYDEVFLNPVGPTFERNRLYAGIGYQLSQQLIFQIGWVNQTNYSAATFEQGVFTPVAASGKNNLVVGITYRLSRHSFNPEKLPSQPD, encoded by the coding sequence GTGAACCGCATCCCATTCGCTTTTGCCCTGACAGTCACTCTGTTTACGTTTATTTCTCACCGCACATCAGCGCAAACATCGCTTACACCGTCGACACCGTGGGGTACCTGGCTCATCGGTACGGTTCAGCTACCAGCGGGTGAGAAAAAATGGGGTGGTTTTGCCGAAATTCAGGCACGGAGCAATGGGGTCATGCACCAGTTTTTCTACAACGAACTGAAAGGCGGAGTCACGTATGATCTTGATCGGAATTTTACGCTGATGGTTGCCGGAGGACGCTATGCAACCTATGATTATCAGGCTCTGTCGGATGGTCCATTGAACACAGAAAAACGCCTTTGGGAACAGCTCATTATCAACCAATACCTGTCCCGGCTGAAATTCGAGCATCGCTACCGCATTGAGCAACGCTGGTTTACATTCCGCGATGGCAGCCACCCATTCAGGAATCGGATTCGTTATCGGTTGAATACATTCGTGCCGCTGAATCACCGGACTATTACGGACAAAACCGTGTTTCTGTCGGCCTATGACGAAGTCTTTCTGAACCCCGTTGGCCCCACGTTCGAACGCAACCGGTTATATGCTGGCATCGGTTACCAGCTGAGTCAGCAGTTGATTTTTCAGATCGGCTGGGTCAATCAGACTAACTATAGCGCGGCCACGTTTGAGCAGGGCGTCTTCACACCGGTAGCTGCTTCCGGAAAAAACAACCTGGTCGTCGGGATCACTTATCGGCTGTCACGCCATAGTTTCAACCCGGAGAAGCTCCCCTCCCAACCAGACTGA
- a CDS encoding T9SS type A sorting domain-containing protein, giving the protein MKRVFVTHWFLLVWLSPVLAIAQIQVSFPVSRAVFQRNTNNEATIRINGFFTTAATRIDARVQARDGQGTSTDWVTLQNNPAGGVFSGDLTAKGGWYNLELRAINGDQQVGTTTVERVGIGEVFVVAGQSNAQGVYDDMASASDDRINCVNYFDASESPNDPPNDVLNRFSHINQGGNITPRGVGSWSWGRLGDLLAQRLNVPILFFNAGYIGTAVINWRESAESGRTESIYSQGLYYPNGQPYANLRIALQFYTNMLGVRAVLWQQGEAENFDNTSQSSYVTNLQYIINRSRQEAGKNIPWVVARVSYSGDSRGTRPGIIAAQNQIIATVSNVFAGPATDGIQIPRQRAPRTVFDDVHFDVNGLLEVASAWNNSLNDAFFAAAQPQPPVLSPTVTVSCSGTNQLAIAVNGSFSSITWNSGESSQSISKGAGQYRAKVKDATGNVLFTPVIRVAAAPTIQASGQTTLCAGNSVTLRTDYANNLTWNNNTTSQQLTVSTAGDYSVQYRDVSGCTFVSGTVSVRVNPLPAAPTVTAQNTTTFCQGGSATLSANEVAGYSYRWNSGQTNRVIDVQTAGAYTVAVTDQNGCTSPQSQSLAVVVNPLPTTPVVTANRSTTLCADQQVTLTSTADVAYQWTGGQTSRAVTLNQSGVYTVRTLNAFNCLSAPSNAISIRVNPLPNPPTLTANGQTVFCEGGQITLTASSNLKPFWTTGDSISTIQVNRSGSYSARVRDANGCLSPLATAIAVDVKPVPSTPSVAQVGTYTLEAMGSIPGDYYRWVLNSDTLATQTATIKANRSGSYSSQAFIRYSSALTCFSSPSARLNFVVDESNQGLSIYPNPSPTKVITLETQENLTNAVVQIFTPSGQAVETIYVPAIDERKSIELNRLAPGLYIIQVKAANFSVSKRFLIGMGN; this is encoded by the coding sequence ATGAAACGAGTTTTTGTTACGCATTGGTTTTTACTAGTATGGTTATCCCCTGTTCTAGCAATCGCCCAGATTCAGGTATCGTTTCCGGTCAGCCGGGCCGTTTTTCAGCGAAATACGAATAACGAAGCGACGATCCGCATCAATGGTTTTTTCACAACAGCTGCAACCCGGATCGATGCCCGTGTGCAGGCCCGCGATGGGCAGGGTACATCGACCGATTGGGTAACCCTGCAAAACAATCCCGCGGGTGGAGTCTTTTCGGGTGATTTAACGGCCAAAGGCGGCTGGTACAATCTGGAGCTACGAGCCATCAACGGCGATCAGCAAGTGGGTACGACGACGGTTGAACGGGTTGGTATTGGGGAGGTATTTGTCGTTGCCGGGCAGTCAAATGCGCAGGGCGTTTACGATGACATGGCGAGTGCCAGCGATGATCGCATCAACTGCGTCAACTACTTTGATGCCTCCGAATCGCCCAATGATCCGCCGAACGATGTGCTCAACCGGTTTTCGCACATTAACCAGGGTGGCAACATAACCCCGCGCGGGGTCGGTAGCTGGTCATGGGGACGATTGGGTGATTTACTGGCGCAACGGTTGAACGTACCCATTCTATTTTTCAACGCGGGCTACATCGGTACCGCCGTTATAAACTGGCGGGAAAGTGCAGAATCGGGCCGTACGGAAAGTATTTACTCGCAGGGGCTGTATTATCCCAATGGCCAGCCGTACGCCAACCTGCGCATTGCGCTTCAGTTCTACACCAACATGCTGGGTGTTCGGGCGGTGTTGTGGCAACAGGGAGAAGCCGAAAATTTCGATAATACCAGCCAAAGCAGCTACGTTACGAATTTACAGTATATCATCAATCGCAGTCGGCAGGAAGCGGGGAAGAACATTCCCTGGGTCGTGGCTCGTGTTTCCTATTCGGGCGATTCCAGGGGGACACGACCAGGAATCATTGCGGCTCAAAATCAAATCATCGCGACGGTTTCCAACGTGTTCGCCGGGCCCGCTACGGATGGCATTCAGATTCCCCGCCAGCGCGCACCACGTACTGTTTTTGACGATGTTCACTTCGACGTCAACGGTCTTCTCGAAGTGGCCAGCGCCTGGAACAACAGCCTGAACGACGCCTTCTTTGCCGCGGCCCAGCCCCAGCCACCGGTTCTGTCGCCAACGGTCACGGTTTCCTGCTCCGGAACGAACCAACTGGCGATTGCCGTCAACGGGTCGTTTTCGTCGATCACCTGGAACTCCGGCGAATCTTCACAGTCGATCAGCAAGGGAGCGGGTCAGTACCGGGCCAAAGTGAAGGATGCAACCGGCAACGTACTGTTCACCCCCGTCATTCGGGTGGCTGCAGCCCCAACGATTCAGGCATCCGGTCAAACAACGCTTTGCGCGGGCAACAGTGTTACGCTGAGAACTGATTATGCGAATAACCTTACCTGGAACAACAACACGACCAGCCAGCAATTGACCGTATCGACTGCCGGTGACTATTCGGTCCAGTATCGTGATGTGAGCGGCTGTACGTTCGTCTCTGGAACCGTATCGGTGCGGGTCAATCCATTGCCTGCGGCACCAACCGTTACCGCCCAGAATACGACGACATTCTGCCAGGGCGGAAGCGCCACCCTGAGTGCAAATGAAGTAGCCGGGTACTCCTACAGGTGGAATTCGGGGCAGACGAATCGGGTAATCGATGTGCAGACGGCAGGCGCTTATACCGTGGCCGTTACCGATCAGAACGGGTGTACCTCACCCCAGTCGCAGTCGCTGGCGGTGGTCGTGAATCCGTTGCCAACCACGCCTGTCGTAACCGCCAACCGAAGCACTACCCTATGCGCTGATCAGCAGGTAACGCTTACCTCAACCGCCGATGTGGCTTATCAGTGGACGGGTGGACAAACGTCGCGGGCGGTTACGCTGAACCAGTCGGGTGTCTACACGGTCCGGACGCTAAATGCGTTCAACTGCCTGTCCGCTCCCTCCAACGCCATCAGCATCCGGGTGAATCCGTTACCGAATCCGCCCACGCTAACGGCCAATGGCCAAACGGTCTTCTGTGAAGGCGGTCAGATTACACTAACCGCGAGCAGCAATTTGAAACCGTTCTGGACGACCGGTGACTCGATCTCAACGATTCAGGTAAACCGATCGGGTTCCTATTCGGCCCGGGTTCGTGATGCGAACGGTTGCTTATCCCCGCTGGCTACGGCCATTGCGGTCGATGTGAAGCCCGTACCGAGCACCCCATCGGTAGCCCAGGTAGGTACGTATACGCTCGAAGCGATGGGGTCCATACCAGGCGATTATTACCGATGGGTACTGAACTCGGATACGTTGGCCACCCAGACCGCTACTATTAAAGCCAATCGGTCGGGTTCTTATAGTTCCCAGGCTTTCATTCGCTACAGTTCGGCGCTTACCTGTTTTTCCAGCCCTTCAGCCCGGTTAAACTTTGTCGTCGATGAATCGAATCAGGGATTGAGTATCTACCCAAACCCGAGTCCAACTAAAGTCATTACGCTGGAAACGCAGGAGAATCTGACGAATGCCGTGGTGCAAATCTTTACGCCATCGGGTCAGGCCGTAGAGACGATCTACGTACCAGCGATCGATGAGCGGAAATCGATCGAACTGAACCGACTGGCTCCGGGCCTGTATATCATCCAGGTCAAAGCCGCCAATTTCTCGGTATCCAAACGTTTCCTGATCGGCATGGGCAACTAG
- a CDS encoding M14 family metallopeptidase, with product MRTYCTVLVSLLTLSTVFAQKSYYGTEEKWPEQDTARKVYTVKGERHGISYFKKHTFKDVQYQMGSTLTFDTYHAPDVMYGWCRKWAEQYPNLVDLYEVAKSYEGRPILQLTLTNKKTGKHTDKPAAYFEGGRHSGEVTSSEAVLWLAKHLLDNYGKDASITKLLDTKTIYLRPENNPDGATMYLYTAQRNRSSLRPNDNDRDGLMDEDSEDDLDGDGVIYQIRKKATTKADLEKADYVIDPKDKSGRLMKRVQAGRGTHLVYTEGIDNDGDGKYNEDGIGGLDNHRNYPENWRPDQGGDFTGRGYTQGGASEYPLSEPETRATYVWLMGHPNITVVNSMDTSVPMHLRPPSTSASAESMFPADEAIYKRMDSLGLSFTGYPWAGDVYEVYNTRNKVNRLTGDPSKPQPLFGHGPDFGYFQYGAVWYGDELWNNGAMKDYDGDGDRDEYDALMWDDEANGKRGFKLWSKMTHPQLGEVEIGGFNPKFFSQNGPAWILENWISKQSKFNLAMAKELPQIDLTDVTVKALADNEYEVKATWTNSGKLPVALEQAKRVKMVQEDRVTLDIDKELLKGFNEAKVIITQPALFDKTIFAGYTNVGEKKEATFRVKLNQPGRVKAKVKLLSTRGGYKEKEITIGK from the coding sequence ATGAGAACGTATTGTACAGTACTCGTTTCCCTCCTGACGCTATCAACCGTATTCGCGCAAAAGTCGTATTACGGCACCGAAGAAAAATGGCCCGAGCAGGACACCGCCCGTAAAGTATACACCGTAAAAGGCGAACGACACGGCATCAGCTATTTCAAAAAGCATACGTTCAAGGACGTACAATACCAGATGGGATCGACGCTCACCTTCGATACGTACCATGCACCCGATGTGATGTATGGCTGGTGTCGCAAGTGGGCTGAACAATACCCGAACCTGGTCGACTTATACGAAGTGGCAAAGAGCTACGAAGGGCGGCCCATTCTGCAATTGACGCTGACGAACAAGAAAACAGGCAAACACACCGATAAACCGGCTGCTTATTTTGAAGGCGGTCGGCACAGTGGCGAGGTGACCAGTAGCGAAGCGGTACTCTGGCTGGCCAAGCACCTGCTGGACAACTATGGCAAAGATGCGTCGATCACGAAGCTACTGGACACCAAGACGATCTACCTGCGCCCCGAAAATAATCCGGATGGCGCAACTATGTATTTGTATACGGCGCAACGCAACCGCAGTTCCCTCCGTCCGAATGACAATGACCGGGATGGGCTGATGGATGAAGACTCCGAAGACGATCTGGATGGCGACGGCGTTATCTACCAAATCCGAAAAAAAGCGACGACCAAGGCCGATCTCGAAAAAGCGGACTACGTCATCGATCCGAAAGATAAATCGGGCCGGTTGATGAAACGGGTGCAGGCGGGTCGCGGAACCCACCTAGTCTATACCGAAGGCATTGACAACGATGGCGACGGCAAATACAACGAAGATGGCATTGGTGGCTTGGATAACCACCGCAACTATCCCGAAAACTGGCGTCCCGATCAGGGGGGCGATTTCACGGGTCGGGGGTATACGCAGGGGGGAGCCAGTGAGTACCCGCTCAGCGAACCCGAGACCCGAGCCACCTACGTCTGGCTGATGGGACATCCCAACATTACGGTCGTGAACTCAATGGATACGAGCGTACCCATGCACCTGCGCCCACCGTCCACATCCGCCAGTGCCGAAAGCATGTTCCCCGCCGACGAGGCTATTTACAAACGCATGGACAGCCTGGGCCTCTCGTTCACGGGCTATCCGTGGGCGGGTGATGTCTATGAGGTGTACAATACGCGCAATAAAGTTAACCGCCTAACCGGCGACCCGTCGAAACCACAACCCCTGTTCGGGCACGGACCGGATTTTGGCTATTTTCAGTACGGGGCGGTTTGGTACGGCGATGAGCTCTGGAACAACGGAGCTATGAAGGATTACGACGGCGACGGTGACCGGGATGAATACGACGCGCTGATGTGGGACGACGAAGCGAACGGTAAACGTGGCTTCAAGCTCTGGTCCAAGATGACGCATCCACAACTGGGCGAAGTAGAGATTGGCGGCTTCAATCCGAAATTTTTCTCGCAGAATGGTCCGGCCTGGATTCTGGAGAACTGGATCTCCAAACAGTCGAAATTCAATTTGGCAATGGCGAAAGAGCTTCCCCAGATCGATCTGACCGATGTAACGGTGAAGGCGTTGGCAGATAACGAATACGAAGTCAAAGCTACGTGGACCAATTCGGGCAAACTACCCGTGGCGCTGGAACAGGCAAAACGCGTTAAAATGGTTCAGGAAGACCGGGTAACGCTGGACATTGACAAGGAACTGCTGAAAGGGTTCAACGAGGCAAAAGTCATCATTACGCAGCCGGCCCTGTTCGACAAAACGATTTTCGCGGGTTACACCAACGTCGGCGAGAAGAAGGAAGCCACTTTCCGCGTGAAACTCAACCAGCCGGGCCGTGTTAAAGCAAAGGTAAAATTACTGTCAACACGGGGCGGTTATAAGGAGAAAGAGATCACCATCGGAAAATAA
- a CDS encoding shikimate kinase, with amino-acid sequence MKNIFFIGMPSSGKSTLGKRVADALHYRFLDTDKQIVRDEGRSIPEIFAESGEAYFREAEHRVLRTIRPGDNTVVSTGGGMPCFHDNMAYINATGISVFLDVPVEILVRRLLAHATDDRPLNNPSDPNLFDTLQQRYKHRLQFYNQAAIIVAGETNEEEVLRRIGVWM; translated from the coding sequence GTGAAAAACATTTTTTTTATTGGCATGCCCTCGTCCGGTAAGAGCACCCTGGGGAAGCGCGTGGCCGACGCATTGCATTATCGCTTTCTTGATACCGACAAGCAGATCGTTCGCGATGAGGGACGTTCCATTCCCGAGATTTTTGCAGAATCCGGAGAGGCTTATTTTCGTGAAGCTGAGCATCGTGTTTTGCGGACCATCCGGCCTGGCGACAATACGGTGGTATCGACCGGTGGCGGAATGCCCTGCTTTCACGATAACATGGCCTATATCAATGCAACCGGCATTTCTGTCTTTCTGGATGTGCCGGTTGAGATACTGGTTCGGCGGCTACTGGCTCACGCTACCGATGATCGACCACTGAACAATCCGAGCGACCCCAACCTGTTCGATACCTTGCAGCAGCGCTACAAGCACCGCCTGCAATTTTATAACCAGGCCGCGATCATTGTGGCGGGTGAGACGAACGAGGAGGAAGTGCTCCGCCGGATTGGTGTCTGGATGTAG
- a CDS encoding BT_3928 family protein, with product MNTATPPPKIKTGTPPMLIAARIARFLVGAIFIFSGLIKLNDPVGTQIKFEEYFEVFAQDVPFLHDFFMGLVPFTLAMSVLFCAAEIILGVALLVSYKPKVTTWLLFFLIVFFTFLTFYSAYFNRVTDCGCFGDAIKLKPWTSFSKDVVLTILILFIIGHRNRITPRKTGWVFALTVFLTLGLGIYAISFLPPIDMLPYAVGKSVPDQMKPSEPLRYKYVMEKDGKTSEYEQYPTDPSYKFKEMVLVNENAKPKITDYRVWNDAGDFTPQTFEGNKLFIIVKNIKDIDAGSLPAIRSLAEGLKGSSVTPYILTSAGDDEIKAFRKEFQLDNIPYYKADATVLKTIMRSNPGTWLLKDGVVRGKWHYNTTPDAAEVLERVK from the coding sequence ATGAATACAGCAACCCCTCCGCCCAAAATTAAAACGGGGACACCCCCCATGTTGATTGCCGCCCGGATCGCCCGGTTTCTGGTCGGTGCCATTTTTATCTTTTCGGGCCTGATCAAGCTCAACGATCCGGTTGGCACGCAGATCAAGTTTGAAGAATATTTTGAGGTTTTTGCGCAGGATGTCCCGTTTCTGCACGATTTCTTCATGGGGCTAGTACCCTTCACGCTGGCGATGTCGGTGCTGTTCTGCGCGGCCGAAATTATTCTGGGCGTGGCCTTGCTGGTTTCTTACAAACCCAAGGTTACAACCTGGCTGCTGTTTTTCCTGATTGTATTTTTTACGTTTCTGACCTTCTACTCGGCCTATTTCAACCGGGTGACCGACTGCGGCTGTTTCGGCGACGCCATTAAGCTAAAACCCTGGACTTCATTTAGTAAAGATGTTGTCCTGACGATTCTGATTCTGTTCATCATTGGGCATCGGAACCGGATAACACCCCGTAAAACGGGCTGGGTATTTGCGCTTACGGTCTTTCTGACGCTGGGATTAGGTATCTATGCAATTTCGTTCCTGCCGCCGATCGACATGCTACCCTATGCGGTTGGGAAGAGTGTGCCCGATCAGATGAAGCCCTCCGAGCCGCTACGCTACAAGTACGTTATGGAGAAAGATGGGAAAACGAGTGAGTACGAGCAGTATCCCACCGATCCGAGCTACAAGTTTAAGGAGATGGTATTGGTCAATGAGAATGCCAAGCCTAAAATTACCGATTACCGGGTCTGGAATGATGCCGGCGACTTTACCCCGCAGACATTCGAAGGCAATAAGCTGTTCATTATCGTCAAGAATATCAAGGACATCGATGCCGGTAGCCTGCCCGCCATCCGGTCGCTGGCCGAAGGCTTGAAAGGGTCCAGCGTAACCCCGTACATACTGACTTCGGCTGGTGATGACGAGATCAAAGCATTCCGCAAAGAGTTTCAGCTGGACAATATACCGTATTACAAAGCGGATGCGACTGTGCTAAAGACGATTATGCGGTCGAATCCGGGCACGTGGCTATTGAAAGACGGCGTTGTGCGCGGCAAATGGCATTATAATACGACGCCCGATGCCGCTGAAGTACTGGAACGGGTAAAATGA
- a CDS encoding DUF1599 domain-containing protein: MQHTETEYRHVIQRCKDLFLKKNKDYGTAWRILRLPSITDQIYIKAQRIRTLQETGVSRVGEGIEPEFVGIINYCVMALIQVQLHDDPRTDIPTDELERLYDKQVGQVIELLFAKNHDYGEAWREMRISSMTDIILMKLLRTKQIEDNQGNTLVSEGVEANYMDMINYAVFCLIKSNADGPTLLSKSL, encoded by the coding sequence ATGCAACATACGGAAACCGAATATCGGCACGTCATTCAACGCTGCAAAGATTTATTCCTGAAAAAAAATAAAGATTACGGCACGGCCTGGCGAATTCTGCGTCTACCCAGCATTACCGATCAGATTTACATCAAAGCGCAACGTATTCGTACCTTGCAGGAAACGGGCGTGAGTCGCGTGGGTGAAGGGATTGAACCTGAATTCGTTGGCATCATCAATTACTGTGTCATGGCCCTTATCCAGGTGCAGCTGCATGATGATCCGCGTACCGATATTCCGACCGATGAACTCGAACGACTGTATGATAAACAGGTTGGTCAGGTCATCGAATTATTGTTTGCCAAGAATCACGATTACGGGGAAGCCTGGCGCGAAATGCGTATTAGCTCCATGACCGATATTATTCTGATGAAACTGTTGCGGACCAAGCAGATCGAGGATAATCAGGGGAACACGCTGGTTTCGGAAGGTGTCGAAGCCAACTATATGGATATGATCAATTACGCCGTTTTTTGTTTGATAAAAAGTAACGCGGACGGTCCGACGTTGCTGTCGAAATCCTTATAA
- the folP gene encoding dihydropteroate synthase: MPKVTKKTLNCRGRLVSLETPVVMGILNSTPDSFFAGSRISLEKTVDTAQKMLADGATFLDIGGYSTRPGAAEVSPDEESDRVLPVIEAILASFPDALLSVDTFRASVARQAVDAGAVLVNDVGGGTLDPAMFDTVATLGVPYVLMHMRGTPATMQSMTTYQNLVTDLLDELAVRLAALRALGQKDVLIDPGFGFAKTPEQNFFLLNQLDAFDLFDEPLLVGLSRKTTIWKTLKISADEALNGTTVLNTIALMKGASILRVHDVREAVEAIKLTQQLTFF, encoded by the coding sequence ATGCCGAAAGTTACGAAAAAAACACTAAACTGCCGGGGGCGACTTGTTTCGCTGGAAACGCCCGTCGTGATGGGTATCCTGAATAGTACGCCCGATTCCTTCTTTGCCGGAAGCCGGATTTCGCTCGAAAAAACGGTCGATACTGCACAGAAAATGCTGGCCGATGGCGCAACGTTTCTGGATATTGGTGGCTACTCGACCCGGCCCGGAGCCGCCGAGGTTAGTCCCGATGAAGAATCAGACCGCGTCCTGCCCGTCATCGAAGCGATTCTGGCAAGTTTTCCGGATGCCCTGCTGTCGGTGGATACGTTCCGCGCGTCGGTTGCCCGCCAGGCAGTAGACGCAGGGGCAGTGCTCGTCAATGATGTGGGCGGTGGCACCCTTGATCCAGCCATGTTTGACACCGTGGCGACGCTTGGTGTACCCTACGTACTCATGCACATGCGCGGAACCCCCGCGACCATGCAGTCCATGACGACCTATCAGAATCTCGTGACTGATCTGCTCGACGAGCTGGCCGTTCGACTGGCTGCGTTACGGGCTTTGGGCCAAAAAGATGTGCTTATCGACCCCGGTTTTGGCTTTGCGAAGACGCCTGAGCAAAATTTTTTTCTACTCAATCAGCTCGATGCCTTCGACCTTTTCGATGAACCTTTACTCGTCGGTTTGTCCCGCAAAACCACCATTTGGAAAACTCTGAAAATCAGCGCGGATGAAGCCCTGAACGGGACCACTGTTCTGAACACGATCGCCCTCATGAAAGGGGCGTCTATCCTACGCGTTCATGATGTTCGGGAAGCGGTCGAAGCCATAAAATTGACGCAGCAGCTAACTTTTTTTTAG